A section of the Kluyveromyces lactis strain NRRL Y-1140 chromosome F complete sequence genome encodes:
- a CDS encoding cytochrome b5-like heme/steroid binding domain-containing protein (some similarities with uniprot|P40312 Saccharomyces cerevisiae YNL111C CYB5 Cytochrome b5), whose product MRDPLITMDEVARHSSRSDCWTVIHGKVYDITSFLHKHPGGAQVLLKYAGKDSTLQFDDIGHSMESLAYDLDPGALKGTLYLPNSKSNHNSDNEDDSSLPYFLSASFLPSSLLWITSIYQAIRKFFLLERDTRIWLFSTIIFFCVLTLGFIHWGHDHNIIDNNDYGVPAWMD is encoded by the coding sequence ATGAGAGACCCGCTAATAACTATGGATGAAGTAGCACGACATAGTTCGCGGTCCGACTGTTGGACCGTGATTCATGGCAAAGTGTACGATATAACCAGTTTCCTTCACAAGCATCCAGGAGGTGCTCaagttcttttgaaatacGCAGGTAAAGACTCAACTCTGCAATTCGATGACATTGGTCATTCTATGGAATCCCTAGCATATGACTTAGACCCTGGTGCTTTAAAGGGAACATTATATTTACCtaattccaaatcaaatcacAACAGCGACaacgaagatgattctTCACTTCCGTATTTCTTGAGTGCAAGCTTCCTGCCGTCAAGTTTACTTTGGATCACTAGCATTTATCAAGCAATAAGAAAATTCTTTTTGCTGGAAAGAGACACTAGGATATGGTTGTTCAGTACAataattttcttctgtgtGCTTACATTAGGATTTATTCACTGGGGTCATGATCATAATATCATTGATAATAATGATTATGGAGTTCCCGCTTGGATGGATTGA